A region of Rhodospirillales bacterium DNA encodes the following proteins:
- a CDS encoding ABC transporter ATP-binding protein: MLEVAGLRAGYGAVEILRGIDLMVGDGEIVALLGANGAGKSTLNNNISGIHRPFAGRVTLAGRDITGAPPASIVAAGLIQVPEGRRVFPDMSVRENLELGGYRRGRANRAANLERVVDIFPRLRERFAQKAGTLSGGEQQMLAIGRGLMGEPRLLILDEPSLGLSPLLVEEMFALIRRLNADGLAILLVEQNVVQSLDIAARAYVLANGVIAMSGPAPELAGDAGLRRAYLGM; the protein is encoded by the coding sequence ATGCTTGAGGTCGCCGGCCTGCGCGCCGGCTACGGCGCCGTCGAGATCCTGCGGGGGATCGACCTGATGGTCGGCGACGGCGAGATCGTGGCGTTGCTGGGCGCCAACGGCGCGGGGAAGTCGACGCTCAACAACAACATCTCGGGCATCCACAGGCCGTTCGCCGGCCGCGTGACGCTCGCCGGCCGCGACATCACCGGCGCGCCGCCGGCATCGATCGTCGCGGCGGGGTTGATCCAGGTCCCCGAGGGACGCCGCGTGTTCCCCGACATGAGCGTGCGCGAGAACCTCGAGCTCGGCGGATACCGCCGCGGTCGGGCCAATCGGGCGGCGAATCTCGAGCGCGTCGTCGACATCTTCCCGCGGCTGCGCGAGCGCTTCGCGCAGAAGGCCGGCACGTTGTCCGGCGGCGAGCAGCAGATGCTGGCGATCGGCCGTGGTTTGATGGGCGAGCCGCGCCTTCTGATCCTCGACGAACCGTCGTTAGGTCTGTCGCCGCTGCTGGTCGAGGAGATGTTCGCGCTGATCCGCCGCCTCAACGCCGACGGGCTGGCGATCCTGCTGGTGGAGCAGAACGTCGTGCAGTCGCTCGACATCGCCGCGCGCGCCTATGTGCTGGCGAACGGCGTGATCGCGATGTCGGGGCCCGCCCCCGAGCTGGCCGGCGACGCGGGGTTGCGGCGCGCCTATCTCGGGATGTGA
- a CDS encoding amidohydrolase family protein — MSGSPTCRDGRGKLAAVGIVPLQSVEAAAREAAHIAKLGLKGVCFRPERYKGIALYDDRLRPFWDTVAGEGLFAAVHGSFGSLMPSFATSRYDNMFFTHMICHPFEQMAACLDILAGGVLDRHPNLRVAFLESGLGWLEYWLDRLDGHFESMRHHVPWLKRRPSELFRERCFISIESDEAARLPRLKELGLDGCVIWGADFPHYDCTYPGAVTDLEAHLAPLDPALADAVRYRTAERFLGLA, encoded by the coding sequence ATGAGTGGATCGCCGACGTGCCGCGACGGGCGCGGCAAGCTCGCGGCCGTCGGCATCGTCCCGCTGCAGAGCGTCGAGGCGGCGGCGCGCGAGGCCGCGCACATCGCCAAGCTCGGACTTAAGGGTGTGTGCTTCCGGCCGGAGCGCTACAAGGGCATCGCGCTGTACGACGACCGGCTGCGGCCGTTCTGGGACACCGTGGCCGGCGAGGGCCTCTTCGCCGCGGTCCACGGCAGCTTCGGCTCGCTGATGCCGAGCTTCGCCACCAGCCGCTACGACAACATGTTCTTCACGCACATGATCTGCCATCCGTTTGAGCAGATGGCGGCGTGCCTCGACATCCTCGCCGGCGGGGTGCTGGACAGGCATCCGAACCTGCGCGTGGCCTTCCTCGAATCGGGCCTGGGCTGGCTGGAGTACTGGCTCGACCGGCTCGACGGCCATTTCGAGTCGATGCGCCACCACGTGCCCTGGCTCAAGCGCCGGCCGTCGGAGCTGTTCCGCGAGCGATGCTTCATCTCGATCGAGTCGGACGAGGCCGCGCGGCTGCCGCGGCTGAAGGAGCTGGGCTTGGACGGCTGCGTCATCTGGGGTGCCGATTTCCCGCACTACGACTGTACGTATCCCGGCGCCGTGACCGACCTAGAGGCGCATCTCGCGCCGTTGGATCCGGCGCTTGCCGATGCCGTGCGCTACCGCACGGCCGAACGGTTCCTCGGGCTCGCCTAG
- a CDS encoding metallophosphoesterase: protein MADAVRLAFVTDIHHGKKSLTKDGPAALGLLDEFRRFAAEARVDAVVDLGDRISDVSREADLVLEREVAEAFAPFTAPRIHVDGNHDVDYLTVADNDSIFRRNAGHEVRDIGDWRLVVWRADTRIHWPGTFALVDSDLEWLAETVRTADRPLVIVGHVPLSGQSQTGNFWFENNPQYATFPTVARVRAALREATVPVVSISGHVHWNSLTTVDGVAHLSLQSLTETFTTDGEASGAFGLLELSDRVLWRVHGADPFEWSGDRTRLSRKWKAPLPPFADMRRKR from the coding sequence ATGGCCGACGCCGTCCGCCTCGCCTTCGTCACCGACATCCACCACGGCAAGAAGTCGCTCACCAAGGACGGGCCGGCGGCGTTGGGCCTGCTCGACGAGTTCCGCCGCTTCGCCGCCGAGGCCCGCGTCGACGCCGTCGTCGACCTGGGCGACCGCATCTCCGACGTCTCGCGCGAGGCCGACCTCGTCCTCGAGCGCGAGGTCGCGGAAGCGTTCGCGCCGTTCACCGCGCCGCGCATCCACGTCGACGGCAACCACGACGTCGACTACCTGACGGTCGCCGACAACGATTCGATCTTCCGCCGCAACGCCGGCCACGAGGTCCGCGACATCGGCGACTGGCGGCTGGTGGTGTGGCGCGCCGACACGCGCATCCACTGGCCGGGCACCTTCGCGCTGGTCGACAGCGACCTGGAATGGCTGGCCGAGACGGTGCGCACGGCCGACCGACCGCTGGTGATCGTGGGCCACGTGCCGTTGTCCGGGCAGTCCCAGACCGGCAATTTCTGGTTCGAGAACAACCCGCAATACGCGACGTTTCCGACCGTGGCCCGCGTCCGCGCGGCGCTGCGCGAGGCCACCGTGCCGGTCGTGTCGATCTCCGGCCATGTGCACTGGAACTCGCTGACGACGGTCGACGGCGTCGCGCATCTCAGTCTGCAGTCGCTGACCGAGACGTTCACGACCGACGGGGAAGCATCGGGCGCTTTCGGCCTGCTGGAGCTTTCGGACCGCGTGCTCTGGCGCGTGCACGGCGCCGACCCGTTCGAATGGTCGGGCGACCGGACGCGGTTGTCGCGGAAATGGAAGGCGCCGCTGCCGCCGTTCGCGGACATGCGGCGGAAACGGTGA
- a CDS encoding VOC family protein — translation MTFSIERIDHIVLRARDPERLAAFYRDALGCAEERRIPSIGLIQLRAGASLLDLVPRAPDAGGANIDHYCFRVGPFDADAIRARLAAHGVRAGDAVERYGADGTGPSIYFDDPEGNQVELKGPPTSPPVAAAR, via the coding sequence ATGACCTTCTCCATCGAACGGATCGACCACATCGTCCTGCGGGCGCGCGACCCGGAGCGCCTCGCGGCGTTCTACCGCGACGCGCTGGGCTGCGCGGAGGAGCGCCGGATTCCATCGATCGGCCTGATCCAGCTGCGCGCCGGCGCGTCGCTGCTCGATCTCGTGCCGCGCGCGCCGGACGCCGGTGGCGCCAACATAGACCACTACTGTTTCCGGGTCGGGCCGTTCGACGCCGACGCCATCCGCGCGCGCCTCGCGGCCCACGGCGTGCGGGCCGGCGACGCGGTCGAACGCTACGGCGCCGACGGCACCGGACCATCGATCTACTTCGACGACCCCGAGGGCAACCAGGTCGAGTTGAAGGGCCCGCCGACCAGCCCGCCAGTCGCCGCCGCGCGCTGA
- a CDS encoding nucleoside hydrolase, with amino-acid sequence MAARILIDCDPGHDDAVALLFAARHLDLLAVTTVHGNSTLENTTRNALAVLELAGIDVPVARGCAAPLAAAPTTAAHVHGASGLDGATLPPPSRRPVDAHAVDVIIDLASRHRGELVVAVIGPQTNLATALRREPRLAGWIREIAVMGGSTTGGNITPAAEFNVHCDPEAAAEVFASGAPIRMVGLNVTRRTGFDGGDIALLRAGGGRVAATIADLMAFYLGRQRAAHGVDVAPMHDVCALMPYAFPALVGFVETDVRVELAGTHTRGMTLCDMRRLRPGAGRIAAAPNASVAVDIDSRAVVERALDAVLSYR; translated from the coding sequence ATGGCGGCGAGGATCCTGATCGACTGCGACCCCGGCCACGACGACGCGGTCGCGCTCCTGTTCGCCGCGAGGCATCTCGATCTGCTGGCCGTAACGACGGTCCACGGCAACTCGACGCTGGAGAACACCACGCGCAACGCGCTCGCCGTTCTCGAGCTTGCGGGCATCGACGTCCCCGTCGCGCGGGGATGCGCGGCGCCGCTGGCGGCGGCACCGACCACAGCGGCCCACGTCCATGGCGCCAGCGGCCTGGACGGCGCCACCCTGCCCCCACCGTCCCGGCGCCCGGTCGACGCGCACGCGGTCGACGTCATCATCGACCTCGCCTCGCGTCACCGCGGAGAACTGGTCGTCGCCGTCATCGGCCCGCAGACCAACCTCGCCACGGCGTTGCGGCGCGAACCACGCCTGGCCGGCTGGATCCGCGAGATCGCGGTCATGGGCGGCTCGACGACCGGCGGCAACATCACGCCCGCCGCCGAGTTCAACGTCCATTGCGATCCCGAGGCGGCGGCGGAGGTCTTCGCCTCCGGGGCGCCGATCCGCATGGTCGGCCTCAACGTCACGCGCCGCACAGGGTTCGACGGCGGCGACATCGCGCTCCTGCGCGCCGGCGGCGGCCGCGTCGCCGCGACGATCGCCGACCTGATGGCGTTCTATCTCGGCCGCCAGCGCGCGGCCCACGGCGTCGACGTGGCGCCGATGCACGACGTCTGCGCGTTGATGCCCTACGCCTTTCCCGCGCTGGTGGGGTTCGTCGAGACCGACGTGCGCGTCGAGCTGGCGGGAACGCACACCAGGGGCATGACGTTGTGCGACATGCGCCGCCTGCGGCCGGGCGCCGGCCGCATCGCGGCCGCTCCGAACGCGTCGGTGGCGGTCGACATCGACAGCCGCGCCGTCGTCGAGCGCGCGCTGGACGCGGTTCTGTCGTATCGTTGA
- a CDS encoding malate/lactate/ureidoglycolate dehydrogenase encodes MTVTIAAPALSGFIADIFTAAGCSPAEGARVGKYLVEANLTGHDSHGVVRVPRYVQNLREGVTKPDATISIVVETPVLAIVDGHFGFGQTVGQQAVELGIEKCRGMGLSAVGLRNAAHTGRTGDWAEMAAAAGLVSVHFVNAAGSVLVAPYGGVERRFSTAPYAVGIPRDGRDPLILDFATSIVAEGKVLVASQGGKKIPSDALIGPDGATSGDPHLLYGDYTPAGPRVHSQGKGAIRAFGDHKGSGLAFMCELLGGALTGNGATATGRPFSNGMFSFYVDPKVVDPSGFFGPEVDRYTTFVKSSRPAKAGVDVLVPGEPEIAARAKRGAEGVPLADDTWASIVAAARSVGIDEGRIQRAAM; translated from the coding sequence ATGACCGTCACCATCGCCGCGCCCGCGTTGAGCGGGTTCATCGCCGACATCTTCACCGCCGCCGGCTGCTCGCCGGCCGAGGGCGCGCGGGTCGGCAAGTACCTCGTCGAGGCCAACCTGACGGGCCACGACAGCCACGGCGTCGTCCGGGTGCCGCGCTACGTGCAGAACCTGCGCGAGGGCGTGACGAAGCCGGACGCCACGATCTCGATCGTGGTCGAGACGCCGGTGCTGGCGATCGTCGACGGGCATTTCGGCTTCGGCCAGACGGTGGGGCAGCAGGCCGTCGAGCTCGGCATCGAGAAGTGCCGCGGGATGGGGCTCTCGGCCGTGGGCCTGCGCAACGCCGCGCATACCGGCCGAACGGGCGACTGGGCGGAGATGGCCGCCGCCGCCGGGCTGGTATCGGTGCATTTCGTCAACGCCGCCGGCAGCGTTCTGGTGGCGCCCTATGGCGGCGTCGAGCGGCGTTTCTCCACGGCGCCGTACGCCGTCGGCATTCCGCGCGACGGCCGCGACCCGCTGATCCTCGACTTCGCCACATCGATCGTCGCCGAGGGCAAGGTGCTCGTCGCCAGCCAGGGCGGCAAGAAGATTCCGTCCGACGCGCTGATCGGGCCCGACGGCGCCACCAGCGGCGATCCGCACCTGCTCTACGGCGACTACACGCCCGCCGGACCGCGCGTCCATTCGCAGGGCAAGGGCGCGATCCGCGCCTTCGGCGACCACAAGGGATCCGGCCTCGCCTTCATGTGCGAACTGCTGGGCGGCGCGCTCACCGGCAACGGGGCCACCGCGACGGGGCGGCCGTTCAGCAACGGCATGTTCTCGTTCTACGTCGATCCCAAGGTGGTCGACCCCTCCGGCTTTTTCGGACCCGAGGTCGACCGCTACACGACGTTCGTGAAGAGCTCCAGGCCGGCCAAGGCCGGCGTCGACGTCCTGGTGCCCGGCGAGCCGGAGATCGCGGCGCGCGCCAAGCGCGGCGCCGAGGGTGTGCCGCTGGCCGACGACACCTGGGCCAGCATCGTCGCCGCCGCCCGCTCGGTCGGCATCGACGAGGGCCGGATCCAGCGCGCGGCGATGTGA
- a CDS encoding SDR family oxidoreductase: MMGALQGKIAWVTGAGTGIGQAAAVALAREGATVVLTGRRKEPLEQTAATIRAAQGKAVVKPGDMMKAATVSAVAKEIEVEFGRCDILVNNAGLNVTERSWKQLTPEGVDTVVGANLNGAFYAVLAVLPMMRRQKDGVLIHTASWAGRWVSPLSGSAYNAAKHGAVAMSHSINMEECVNGIRSCVVCPGEVATPILDKRPVPVSAEDRAKMVQSDDCGDLIRYIACLPPHVCINEVVISPTWNRGYVANMAQPHLKV, translated from the coding sequence ATCATGGGTGCGTTGCAGGGCAAGATCGCCTGGGTCACGGGCGCGGGCACGGGCATCGGCCAGGCGGCGGCGGTGGCGCTCGCCCGCGAGGGCGCCACGGTCGTCCTGACCGGACGGCGCAAGGAGCCGCTGGAGCAGACCGCGGCGACGATCCGGGCGGCCCAGGGCAAAGCCGTCGTCAAACCGGGCGACATGATGAAGGCCGCCACGGTCTCGGCCGTCGCGAAGGAGATCGAGGTCGAGTTCGGGCGCTGCGACATCCTCGTCAACAACGCCGGCCTCAACGTGACGGAGCGCAGCTGGAAGCAGCTCACGCCGGAGGGCGTCGACACCGTCGTCGGCGCCAACCTCAACGGCGCCTTCTACGCCGTGCTGGCCGTGCTGCCGATGATGCGGCGGCAGAAGGACGGCGTGCTGATCCACACCGCGTCGTGGGCGGGCCGCTGGGTCAGCCCGCTGAGCGGCTCGGCCTACAACGCCGCCAAGCACGGCGCCGTCGCCATGAGCCACTCCATCAACATGGAGGAGTGCGTCAACGGCATCCGCTCCTGCGTCGTCTGCCCCGGCGAGGTCGCGACTCCGATCCTCGACAAGCGGCCGGTGCCCGTCAGCGCCGAGGACCGCGCCAAGATGGTCCAGTCCGACGATTGCGGCGACCTGATCCGCTACATCGCGTGCCTGCCGCCGCACGTCTGCATCAACGAGGTCGTCATCAGCCCGACCTGGAACCGCGGCTACGTGGCGAACATGGCGCAGCCGCACCTGAAAGTCTGA
- the ugpC gene encoding sn-glycerol-3-phosphate ABC transporter ATP-binding protein UgpC, with translation MAQVTLRKVVKKYDETLAVRGIDLDIADKEFVVLVGPSGCGKSTTLRMIAGLEEITDGDIAIGGHVVNDVPPKDRDIAMVFQNYALYPHMSVYENMSFGLTLKKVAKDEIKRRVDEAARILDITELLERKPKQLSGGQRQRVAMGRAIVRDPKVFLFDEPLSNLDAKLRVQMRTEIKKVHQKVRTTTVYVTHDQVEAMTLADRVVVMNGGIIEQVGAPNDLYHAPATKFVAGFIGSPAMNFIPCKLEEAAGALRLRLGKDIVFPVPADRTARYKAHAAKSGLLFGLRPEHITEVPRHVEANQHEFEVTLDVTEPMGMETLVYFTIDGVEICGRVNPNAGAKDGGKMRLLADLNNMHLIDDSTAKVL, from the coding sequence ATGGCCCAGGTAACGCTGCGCAAGGTCGTCAAGAAGTACGACGAGACACTGGCGGTCCGCGGGATCGACCTCGACATCGCCGACAAGGAGTTCGTCGTCCTCGTCGGCCCTTCGGGCTGCGGCAAGAGCACGACACTGCGCATGATCGCGGGCCTCGAGGAGATCACCGACGGCGACATCGCGATCGGCGGCCACGTCGTGAACGACGTGCCGCCGAAGGACCGCGACATCGCGATGGTGTTCCAGAACTACGCGCTCTACCCCCACATGAGCGTGTACGAGAACATGTCGTTCGGCCTTACGCTGAAGAAGGTCGCCAAGGACGAGATCAAGCGCCGCGTCGACGAGGCGGCGCGCATCCTCGACATCACCGAGCTGCTCGAGCGCAAGCCGAAGCAGCTCTCGGGCGGCCAGCGCCAGCGCGTCGCCATGGGGCGCGCCATCGTGCGCGACCCGAAGGTGTTCCTGTTCGACGAGCCGCTGTCGAACCTCGACGCCAAGCTGCGCGTGCAGATGCGCACCGAGATCAAGAAGGTGCACCAGAAGGTGCGCACGACGACCGTCTACGTCACGCACGACCAGGTCGAGGCGATGACGCTCGCCGACCGCGTCGTCGTCATGAACGGAGGCATCATCGAGCAGGTCGGCGCGCCGAACGACCTCTACCACGCGCCCGCCACCAAGTTCGTGGCCGGCTTCATCGGCTCGCCGGCGATGAATTTCATCCCGTGCAAGCTGGAGGAGGCCGCGGGCGCGCTGCGGCTGCGCCTCGGCAAGGACATCGTGTTCCCGGTGCCGGCCGACCGGACGGCGCGCTACAAGGCGCACGCGGCGAAGTCCGGCCTGCTCTTCGGCCTGCGGCCGGAGCACATCACCGAGGTGCCGCGCCACGTCGAGGCGAACCAGCACGAGTTCGAGGTGACGCTCGACGTCACCGAGCCGATGGGCATGGAGACGCTGGTGTACTTCACCATCGACGGCGTCGAGATCTGCGGGCGCGTCAATCCGAACGCGGGCGCCAAGGACGGCGGCAAGATGCGCCTGCTCGCGGACCTCAACAACATGCACCTGATCGACGATTCGACGGCCAAGGTCCTCTGA
- a CDS encoding carbohydrate ABC transporter permease, protein MTAAATAAPEPAAAPRYGSMSRDRRWALRWSYFFLILFAIFFLTPPIYMFITSIKTSQEISAEINPWWVFSPTIGNYYDLLTQDVFLRFFRNSAIVSICVVTVTMVISVVAAFALARMKFWGSATLATGVFLTYLIPETLLFIPLFKMFAWVNDTFGIQLMNNWWTLIILYPTLTVPFCTWIMIGYFASIPKELDEAALIDGATYWQTLTKIFIPVALPGIIAATIFAFTVSWAQFLYPLAFTTSTSELVLPVGIVTTLIKGDVFNWGQIMAGALLGAAPPLIIYAFLMDYYIAGLTAGATKG, encoded by the coding sequence ATGACCGCCGCCGCCACGGCCGCGCCGGAGCCCGCCGCGGCTCCGCGCTACGGCAGCATGTCGCGCGACCGGCGCTGGGCTCTGCGCTGGTCGTACTTCTTCCTGATCCTGTTCGCGATCTTCTTCCTGACGCCGCCGATCTACATGTTCATCACGTCGATCAAGACGAGCCAGGAGATCTCGGCGGAGATCAATCCCTGGTGGGTGTTCTCGCCGACGATCGGCAACTACTACGACCTGCTCACGCAGGACGTGTTCCTGCGCTTCTTCCGCAATTCCGCGATCGTGTCTATCTGCGTCGTCACGGTGACGATGGTGATCAGCGTCGTCGCCGCCTTCGCGCTGGCGCGGATGAAGTTCTGGGGCTCGGCGACGCTGGCGACCGGCGTGTTCCTCACCTACCTGATCCCCGAGACGCTGCTGTTCATCCCGCTGTTCAAGATGTTCGCCTGGGTCAACGACACCTTCGGCATCCAGCTGATGAACAACTGGTGGACGCTGATCATCCTCTATCCGACGCTGACGGTGCCGTTCTGCACCTGGATCATGATCGGCTACTTCGCCAGCATCCCCAAGGAGCTGGACGAGGCGGCGCTGATCGACGGCGCCACCTACTGGCAGACGCTGACCAAGATCTTCATCCCGGTCGCCCTGCCGGGCATCATCGCGGCGACCATCTTCGCCTTCACCGTATCGTGGGCGCAGTTCCTCTATCCGCTCGCGTTCACGACCTCGACCAGCGAGCTCGTGCTTCCGGTCGGCATCGTGACGACGCTGATCAAGGGCGACGTGTTCAACTGGGGCCAGATCATGGCCGGCGCGCTCCTCGGCGCGGCGCCGCCGCTCATCATCTACGCCTTCCTCATGGACTACTACATCGCGGGCCTGACCGCCGGCGCGACGAAGGGATAG